GCAAAACTCTGGCACACGACAAGCCCGATGTGCGACGCATTCTCGAAGGTTGTTGcgtcgggcggcggtggcggcggcggcggcgggagaaGTATAACGAAACGGGTTATCGTCAAACTTGAAAAGAGGCTTCCCGCAAGATTCCGCAGAATGCAACACACCCGCAGAAGCGCTTCGATTTTGGTCCATTTTCGCGCTCGACTTTCAGAGTGTCCGGTGCCGAATCGCCGAGAACCGCGTGTCGTTGAGTCGttttgggaggggggggggggggggggggggggaggctaCTAGGGAAGCTGGGGCGAGCCAAGGAGTTGGCCGAGCCAAGAAGACGCCTCAAGTCTTGTTTGCACCGGCATGCGACCGTTCCGCGTCGCTGGATTGGACCAAGAGTTGGAGCGGAGGGTGATCGGCCAGCGCCAAGTGACGTGATGCTGCCcccctgggccatgttctgcCATGCTCTGCCAAGGGATACCAAGAGACTCCGAGAACCCCAAGAAACACCAAGAGCGCGAGCCAAGTCGGGGCTTGTttgtgtgagtgtgagtgtgtgtgtgtgtgtgagtgtgtggCTCATTCACTCAACTGGTttgtgtggtgtggtggcTCAACCCCTGCTTCATATAAAGAGGAACCAGGTCCGCATTCTCCGCGATGTTGGGGTTTGGAGAAGACACGGACGGGTTTTCCCCGCAACATCTCTCCTCTCACaaccctctctctctctcacttttGTCCGTCTGTCCCGCAAATTTTTCTAGAAAATACCTTGAATATGACTCGTCAGTGCGCCGATGACCGCAACCAGCTCGTGGATCTCTGCTGACcaaagaaagaaggggggagagggacacggagagagagggagaaagagagagaggggaaaaggggacCCCACGTTCGCAAATGCCCCATACATAATCGGCCCATGATCCATATCCATGTCAGTCTCTGTGCGAGTtcgcggcgccgccccatCGCAAAAGTGCTTGTTCTGGCTTGGTCTCGGGCCTATAACACGCTCCCGAGATGGAGAGGAACCAACCCCCGGGCACACCTTGGGAGAGTATTCGTGCATGGGGAGTACGCCTGGCCGGAATTTGCAAAGAACCCCGGCCTCTGCTCGCTCTCGCAGGAAcgcagctcgccgccggccggtgGAGGTAGGTCAGGCCGCATCGGGACTAAGTCGACGGGGGCGAGCCCGCAAGCCCGCGCGTGCAACTGCCGCTCGGCCATCTTCCGTGAGACGGCTGCCAGATGGGCCCATATATGATGTTGGGGGGGAACCATGGCATATCGCCCCGAGGATGTGTAAGTTGTTGCCCTCCTACAGTTGTTTGCACCTCCTACGCCCGCGGAGTCTCCTCCCGCCTTCGCAATCGAGTCATGGACCCCCGGTCTGCTCCGGTTATTGTTCCCTGAGTGAGAGGTGGGAGCTCACTGCTACCACCCGCCACTACCAAGTTACCAACTAACAAGGTCTGGCCCATCGGGCCTCGACCGACCGTTGGCTACTTTTTCTATCCCCTGAGTCGTCTTCCCTCGGTTCGAgacgccagcgccgccatccgGCCCATTTCTTTCCCCCTCATCTCGACTCTGGGGACTCTCGAGACGAGGCGCTGGAGTCTGGCGGAACGAGATGGGATGGATCTTGtccgtcctcttcctcctcccccgtAGAATAAGCTTACGTGCCCGTCTCGGCCAACCAGAGCGTTGATGATTGCGCCGTCTTACGCCCGGTGACTCGTGAGGTCCAAGTCCATGTCGTCCGGTTCCCGGTTTCTCGACTCCGTCTGCCCCGAACACCATGGCCACCCCCAGGTCCCCTAAACGAACTAACGAACTAGCGAAACCTTTCAAACCCCAAGCTTTCCCCCTCCACCGTCCCCCATGCCCTCCTCCCGGAGAAGCTTCCTTTGATGGAGACTGTATGGGGTTGGGGAGGCAAACTGGAGAGGGAATACCTAAGCGCTCGACTTACAGCCCGCGCTGCCTGGCGTTTcccacaacacacacacacacacacagttTCTCTTTTATTTGATCAAAACTGGCAAAGGTTGCCTTGCCCTCAACAGTTCGCAATCTCTCACCGACGCCAGCAGAATCCACCCGTCACatggaggagacggacggAGATCTTACTGAATCACGGACTCTCCcccatccctcctccttgccccGCTGGCATACCCCCAGCCGCTCGGGTTCGCGTTTGTAATTGTGACAGACCATGCGGGGATGGTTTTTACGACTGGTAATCTGGAATCTCATACGATGTTCGGCGCGCGGCATTAGCAACATGCTGCTCTGTACGCATTACCGAATGCTGTTTGGTCAGAGGCGCTACCCGATGATTGCAAATACCAGTCTCGTCACGCCTATGGGGCCTCGGGGCTCAAAAAAGAGAGCGAAACCCGAGCGATCGACGGGAGCGAATCCTGTTTTTTTCtggtcttttttttcttttcttttttctttctttctctttgtTTGgccttcccttctccctcttctcctctcccttcttctccatcttggAACTTCTGTGTTAATCTGATTCATCTCTCGTAACAACCCTGCTCAGCacaacctccccccccaaccgTCCTCCAGGGACGCTCTACACGTGTAATACTCACTCAAGACGGGCCGACGATGACTCGTCCACTCCCTCCCTCGCGTCCGCCTCCCACCGACCCCTCCACATGCCCTCGGTGCACTTTTCGTAATGGCTCTCGCCAAAGGCGATGACCCACTCGGTCGCGAAGGCCTCGTCAAACACCTTGAGCAGCATCATCTGCTCCGGGTCCAGGTCGACGCCGCACGCCTCGCACGGCGCGTCGACGGTGCCCTGGCCCTGCGGCGACAGCGTGACCATGTCCCCGCAGGAGCCGAAGAAGCACACGCAccgctcgtcggcgagggcgcaCACCTCGCGCCGCGTCACGACGACGTGCGTGCCCCTGCACCCGTCCCGCGGCGTGCCGTGGACGGCGATGGCACAGTTGGCCGGGGCGATCCACTGGATGCACATGACTGACTTGTCTTTTTGGTGTTACTTTACTGCTCTTAAGGGGGGGTTGAGAATGCACTGCTGTGATGTTATGGTCAATAAGTCGCTTGATGGCTTGTGGTTCCCTAGCGAGCAGGGGATCACTGGCCAACACGGCATTCACTTTTTAAAGTACTGGAGATGCTGAACACTCACTTCTCTCTTGTGACTAAACCAATGCTCGTTTCCGGGATGTACGTGAGATCAAAGCCGGCACAATGGCCTTGTTCACAGGCCGACTCTCCCCCCAGTCCATGTTCTCACAACGCCTTTGTCTACAGGTCTCGTCACAAACAAGCAAGCCACCAAGCAAACATTCACTGACGACGCCAGTCATGAGAAAAGGACTGGACTGTCCGACCATGAAAGATGCATACGCACATCTGCATGTTTTGAACGTTTAAACATATGCTCCATACctactagtatatatatacacGACGCCCACACCAAGCCGCCAAGACATCTTGGCAATCGTCGTCCCAAGGCACTTGGCATCGCCAAAAGGTGGAACTGCAGCCAGAGCCTCAACTCCCCCAACCCGTGTCAACATATAAAAATGTGTgtgtatatatatactcACTCCTAAGTCAAACCACCCCTCTTCCAGGACTACCAACAGCCGGcatgatgtacggcgggagCATCCTCCCGCAATCTAAACCAGATCAAGATCTGACAACGAACCGTTGGCGGACCCCGTCCgctcatccatccatccgtccatcCGCCCGTCTGTCCGTCTCTTCCACCACACTGGATGATGCCGCATAGCCGCTCCTGGACGTCcagcccgcgccgccggaAGAATTCTCCTCCAAGAGGAATTTCTCCGTCTGCATCAGTCCTGCCCCCCCCTGGCTTCCATCCTTCTACccctgcctctctctcttccccagAAACCCCAGAGACGGGACTGgtatcccccccccaagaacCAGGGGGTGGGAGAGGTTCGCTCGCTCACCACCCCCCCGGATCAGGAACACAACCCCGGGGCCCCAGACTTACACACGCCCGCCCACGTCGACTTTGACATACAGGAGAGGGAGGTAGGGGAGGGCTCTCACGCGCCCCCAACTTTCCCCAACTCCCCCAAAAgccccctcgccgccgccgtcctctcgtcgtcgtaccCCGCAAACCGCTCCATGccctccaccgccatccGCGCGTACCTCGCGCCCGCcccggcctcgcccgcccgcGCGTACGCCCGCGCCACCATGCCGTAGAACTCGcccgcctgcgccgcgagGCCCTCCCGCTCCACCACGCCGTCCATCTCCGCCGTCAGCTCCCCGAtggccgcggccgacgacggccccgtcgccgtctcgtccGTGAGTCGCGCGAGGATCTGCTGCAGCCGCGCGCGCCGGGCGTccgaggcggcgatgtcggcggcgggggagcCGCAGAGGGCGCAGGTGCAGTTGAAGCCCCATTCCTGGAGCGTCCGTTTGCGGTCGTCGGAGAGCATGTTCAGCATCGAGTCTGTTTTCCGCCGTGTCTTGTCAGCCGAGGGAATAGACgaaaggagaggggggggggagggggcttaCAGCTGATGCTCACTTCCTCGCCCGGTTGGATGTTTTTGTAGGCCACGACTTCCAACTCCAGCGTCCGGGGAGAGTATCGAGTGATGGCGCTGAGACGTGTAAGTGTCTACAATCAAAGGACATCTGACCTCCAGTCTCTGTCTTGAGGGGCAACAACAGACTCTGCCGGGATACTCACTTTGGCTTACACGCGTGGTTGATTCTCTGCTCGTCTCGTCAGTGTGAAACCCCCCTTGACTTACACGCCGCAACAGGCGCCGCCCCTCCTTTCCCACCTACCGCGACTCTCGGGAACAGCCCAAAGTGCGCGACGTCGTTGAACGTCGCGCCGAAGGTGTTGGTCCGCACAATGTCCTCGAGCACGTGTCCGCCCGTGCTCCGCGAGAGGTCGAAGATCCGCTGCTGGTCGCGCCTCGGCAGCCGCACGAAGCCCTCCTCCAGCACCCAGATCGCCTGCGTCCGgtcgagcgcctcggccggctcgGCCAGCTGCAGGAGCGCCGGGTGCTCCCTCAGCACGACGTCGCCCGCGCGGATCGCCGCGGTGGCCACGGCGCCCAGGCCCTTGCCCGGGATCTCCCTGACCTCGAACGGCGGCGCGTCGGACGCGGCGGGCCGGGGTCGTCGTCCGGTGTCTCCGGTCCACCGCGGATCAAAGTCCTCGACGAagctgtcgtcgccggccgcgaTCTCCGGGCTGGTGAGCACGAGGaggcccgcctcgccgcggAAGTCCTCCTTGACAAAGGCGCAGTAGGCCGGGCCCCTGTTCGCTTTTGGGCCGACGCACACGGGACGCTGCGTCCAAGGACCCCAGTTGGAGGCCCTGGATGCCGTTGTTGGATTGTATGCCGCGCGGCATTgtccgaggaggccgagcggCCCGGAGGGATTCCAGGCACACTGGTTGCCTACGTTGCTATTGCTGGCGAGTGctgtcgaggagaaggcggccatCGTCAGGAGAACGGCCAAGATATCAAACTTGGAAGAGGCCGACATCTTTTTCGTCGTCATGGCAAACAGGGTTATCAAAGGCAAGCTGCGAAACCGAACAGCAGTCTCCAAGGTTTCTCTTCTCTAATTCTCCCGGGGGAGACGGTTTTATTACACGCCGATATGACCGTGGCCCAAAAAGGAACACGCTGCGACCCCATCCGCATCCCGCAACGGTGTGGGTGtggttgccgccgccaccccaACTTGGATCAGAAAACAAGCATCGCATTTAGCCTCTTGGTCCGCAAAACCGACTTTGTCCCTCTCGTTatcccccgcccccctttcccttcccgtCCCCATGCGGCGATCGTCTCTCGGCGTGCGGGACCTCGCTAGCCTGAGGTGAGGGGTTCCCGCTCGCCAGGGACAGTCCGCCGGAACATCGCAAGCCGCGATGCCAAGTGCGCCAAGATgcttggtttttttttcggTTTTTTGGGGGAGTAGCTGGGCTTGGTAGAGAACGGGCATGTTCTGTTCAGGGCTGCACCGAGTCATGAGGGGGAACCTTGCAAGTTGTAGTCCAGGCCACTTGGCGACGCCTCTTTCTTGAGAGTGTGTTGGAGTTGCGGGCTATTGGATACGGAGAGAAGCATCGTAACACTTGGCATTGAACCACTAGCATTTGACCAAACTCCAGACAACCCACGCGGCGGTTGGGCCGGTGTATCCGGACGGTCGGGTCCGAAATTTGCGGGGTCGGAAAAAGCCCGCAGCCCCGCAATGGGCTTTCTTCAATGCGCCACGGAGGAGGGCCGTACATATCGGAGTGAGGCCGCTCGACAGTCCTTGGTTAGGCATTGTTTGTACAGATAGATGCCCGCCCCTTCACGGCAACATGCTACCGACCATGTACATTActcctccatcctctccCTCACTAGCGCCCAGCACTTGCGCATCCCCGTCCCCATCGactcctcgtccacctcctccgccgtcgcccaccGGTGCCTCACATGCGACGACCCGAGATCCTCGTCCCCATCAACCTCGAACAAGTGCACGTGCATCGTCAGCTTGAGATGCGAAAACAGCCATGGCACGCTGCCGAGATCCACGACATGCCGCACCTCGGGCTTCCCCCCGTTGCCATCAAGCAGACCAGCCACGTACCCCTGCGcgtccctcctccttgacggcgccgtgcttccgcccttcttcgtcgtcgttgtcgccgccggcagcgtGTGGCTCGGCAGCTCCCACAgcccggcgaggaggcccttGTCGGGTCGCCGGTGCACCAGGAAACGtccgtcgcggcggcggacggcgcaGACGAGGGCCTCCTCCGATcggacggccttcttgaccACCTTGAGCGGGAACCTCTTGGCGTGGTTGGCGACCACCTCGAGCGTTTTGGCGTTCACCGCCGGCTGCTTCGGCGCGGATGGCTCTGCATCTTTTGTCGTCttggaagagaagaaagcgGACAGGGTGGCttgcttcgccgccggccgagactTTATTGCCCCCTTTTTGGCTCCCCTGGCCGTCTTGGGCGCATCCGTGTCTGAGTCGCCCCCGGACGCTGCTGCTTcatcctccgccgccgccgcctcctcaaAGGGCTCGCAAATCGAGCACAAGTCCTCAATGTCCTCCACCACCCCGGCCCCCTTTCTTGGCTTCGCGGCCGCCAAcagcaggccctcggcgtagGCGCGACACGTCGACGTGACGGGACACTCGCCGCAGTTCGGCTTGGGCGTGCAGACGGTGCTGCCGAGCTCCATCAGGGCCTGTCCCCATCGCCCGGGCCGAtcgctcgtcggcggctccttctcttcggcatcgtcgtcgtcgtcgtcgtcgtcgtccttgccATCCTTCGCGACGGCTTTCACGAGCGCATCCGCCGCGGCCCAGAGCAGGTCGATGACGGTCTTGTCCGACTTGGCGTTGCCAAACACGCCCAGCTGCCGGCTCAGCACGCGGAGCACGTTACCGTCGACCATGGGCGCCGCCCggccgaagacgatggcCGAAATGGCGCCGGCCGTGTACCGTCCCACGCCGGggaccttggcctcgagctcggccgtgTCGGCGGGCATCAGGCCGTTCCAGCCCGGGTCACCGACGACCAGCTTCGCGGCCTCGTGGATGCGCGTCGCGCGGCTGTAGTACCCCAGGCCGCGCCAGGCGCTcacgacgtcctcgggcggcgcggcggcgaggtcctgGATGGTGGGCCACCGCGCCATCCAGCGGTTCCAGtagtcgatgacgacggcgacgcgggTCTGCTGCAGCATGATCTCGCTGATCCAGACCTCGTAGGCGCGCCTCTCGAGGGCAGCACGGAGGTCGTCGCGGGGTTCTCGCGGGTCGATCCAGGGCTTGCGCCACGGCATGCCGCGCGTGGTGCTGACGGCGTCGAACcaggcgaggagggcgtcaCGTCCATGGCGTCCCGGCTGGCCGTCGAGCAACAGAGGACTGTGATACGTGACGGCGTGGTTTCTCGACCGAGGTGAGCAGGCTTCTGCTGGgcgggtcgtcgtcgtcttcgtcgtcgccgtcgcctgtGCGGATGGGCCGAAGAGTCTTGCATGAAGCTTTGCGGTGTCTGCCTTTCGCGTCTTTTCCACCTTGCGCCGCTTGGGCTGCGGTTCTAGTGCTTCCTCGATTCCCTCGATCTCCTCGGGTTCCTCTTTTTGCTTGGTTTCCTTGGccccatcctcgtcgtcgttgtcgtcatcatcgtcgtctgcACGAGGTGCAAAGTCGGCTTCAAACGCGTCTTCTTCCCGAGGTTTGGCGGCGACTTTGCGCCTTTTTGAAATTGACCTCACCGGCTCATCGTCTGGCTCATCATCGACTTGGGCGAGTATCCTCTTTGCCGCTGCGAGTGAGCTCTGTCGGCGGACACTGCGGCGCTCTATCATgatggtttttttttcttgtctAAGACGCGACGGGGAGACGCGTCTGGAGGTGAAAAAGGTGATGGGTCAGCGAGCGGGTGTGCGCTGACACGCCCAACAGGGGATACTGACAGCCACTGAAGATCGCCATTTAGCGTCGATTCAGGCGGGTAGCAGCTAGAACTGGGATCGATTCAGGGGCACAGGCCACTGTGAAATCGCCAGGACAACTTTAGAATGCATACAAATAAATGAATTACGCTTTGTTTTGTGCTTCACTTACATAAAtaaaacacacacacatctgAATAATTGCTCTCGAGCATGGACAACAACGCACGGCAAGCATGTTGCAGAAGTAGAAACGCCAAAAAGACAGAAACACTGCATATTGAGTGAAACGCAACAAAAGGACAGGTCCTACCAGGATTCGAACCTGGGCCTACGGAAGGATCTGAGTATCATCAGAATCCGACGTCCTAACCAACTAGACTATAGGACCGACGAGCAGTTGAAGCCGATGGTGAAGCCGCCGATTCCGTCGTCCATCGAGTTTCACGTCTCACGATGCAGCAAGCCACAGAAGGCAAACCGAAGCAAAACAAAGCTCTATAATGGCATGAGTCTATTTGGTTGTCGTCCTCTACACTCTAGATGAtaacaccgccgccgctgccgccgctgcctcACTCGGTCcagccgtcgccggcgcaCGTCATccagttggcggcgaccagCTTCAGGCCGTGCTTCTCGGCGAACTCGGCCGGCTTCCACGACCGCCTCTGCACAAActcctccccgccgacgtcctccttcttgagaTCAAGGCCCTCGGGCTCCCGGTAGAGCAGGAAGAGGTAACGGTGCGGCTTCGAGCTGTGGGGGCAAGGCATCCAAGTCAgcgttctctctctctcaccgGAATCGTCTCCTCTTTCCTTCTCCCCTTCGTCTCCCATCCATAGAACCCATCCACTAACACGGGGCAAAAAACTCACTCGTCCTTGGGTCCGGGTCCGAGGAACTCGGTCAGCGCCGGCTTCGTCTGCgcgaccgccgcctccccgcTGAGGGGCTGCAACCCCGGCAGCACCCAGTGCCTCCAGAAGGCGAACTGCGGGTTGTCGGGCGTCGGCGCGTCCGGGTCCGTCAGGAAGAGGGTGTAGGACGCGCCCGAGCTCgccccggcctcggcgccgaacGACACGCTCGGCACCACCTTGCACTCGCCCGCGCGGAAGAAGTTGCCCGCGTCCACCGTCTTGCCCGCGAACGACACCTCGAGCTTGGTCGTCGGCGCGAACCCGGCGGGGATCAGCGACTCGGCCGACCCGGGCACGAGCTTGGCCTGCTCGAGCGAGCGGgtgagcttctcggcgtgGTCGGAGAGGGACATTATGAGGGGCGTTGTTTGTTGTGTGTCTCTGTGAAGGAAGATGAACTGGTTAGAAGTGAAGAGCGTCGATGAGGGGAAATTGAATATTCGCCGCGTTGAAGAATGCCTTTTGGACCATCCGTCGCCTGCGGGCGGATTTAACCCGAAGACGTGATGCGTGATGACCTACGCGGGGTTCGGCGCGgcgcgaggagggcatcgATGCCAGTGGTGGAAAATTGCCGCCTCTGCTGCACCCAAGGGTCTTGGCAGATATACATACCGTAGAGGTTCCtgtcccgtcccgtccccgATGCGTTTTGGTGAGATATCCGTGATTACATAGCCGAGGGTAACTGGGAATTGCAACTTGATATGACCAGGATGGTCAGTGAGTACTCGTTAAACAAATCAACGAACGGAAATGTGCCTCAACTCAGTCGGCTCGGGCACATACGAACCAACAACTCAGCAAACGACAAAGAGGCCAGACCT
This genomic interval from Colletotrichum higginsianum IMI 349063 chromosome 9, whole genome shotgun sequence contains the following:
- a CDS encoding A/G-specific adenine glycosylase, translating into MSASSKFDILAVLLTMAAFSSTALASNSNVGNQCAWNPSGPLGLLGQCRAAYNPTTASRASNWGPWTQRPVCVGPKANRGPAYCAFVKEDFRGEAGLLVLTSPEIAAGDDSFVEDFDPRWTGDTGRRPRPAASDAPPFEVREIPGKGLGAVATAAIRAGDVVLREHPALLQLAEPAEALDRTQAIWVLEEGFVRLPRRDQQRIFDLSRSTGGHVLEDIVRTNTFGATFNDVAHFGLFPRVAVGGKGGAAPVAALSIPAESVVAPQDRDWSAITRYSPRTLELEVVAYKNIQPGEEVSISYSMLNMLSDDRKRTLQEWGFNCTCALCGSPAADIAASDARRARLQQILARLTDETATGPSSAAAIGELTAEMDGVVEREGLAAQAGEFYGMVARAYARAGEAGAGARYARMAVEGMERFAGYDDERTAAARGLLGELGKVGGA
- a CDS encoding A/G-specific adenine glycosylase; protein product: MIERRSVRRQSSLAAAKRILAQVDDEPDDEPVRSISKRRKVAAKPREEDAFEADFAPRADDDDDDNDDEDGAKETKQKEEPEEIEGIEEALEPQPKRRKVEKTRKADTAKLHARLFGPSAQATATTKTTTTRPAEACSPRSRNHAVTYHSPLLLDGQPGRHGRDALLAWFDAVSTTRGMPWRKPWIDPREPRDDLRAALERRAYEVWISEIMLQQTRVAVVIDYWNRWMARWPTIQDLAAAPPEDVVSAWRGLGYYSRATRIHEAAKLVVGDPGWNGLMPADTAELEAKVPGVGRYTAGAISAIVFGRAAPMVDGNVLRVLSRQLGVFGNAKSDKTVIDLLWAAADALVKAVAKDGKDDDDDDDDDAEEKEPPTSDRPGRWGQALMELGSTVCTPKPNCGECPVTSTCRAYAEGLLLAAAKPRKGAGVVEDIEDLCSICEPFEEAAAAEDEAAASGGDSDTDAPKTARGAKKGAIKSRPAAKQATLSAFFSSKTTKDAEPSAPKQPAVNAKTLEVVANHAKRFPLKVVKKAVRSEEALVCAVRRRDGRFLVHRRPDKGLLAGLWELPSHTLPAATTTTKKGGSTAPSRRRDAQGYVAGLLDGNGGKPEVRHVVDLGSVPWLFSHLKLTMHVHLFEVDGDEDLGSSHVRHRWATAEEVDEESMGTGMRKCWALVRERMEE
- a CDS encoding A/G-specific adenine glycosylase produces the protein MCIQWIAPANCAIAVHGTPRDGCRGTHVVVTRREVCALADERCVCFFGSCGDMVTLSPQGQGTVDAPCEACGVDLDPEQMMLLKVFDEAFATEWVIAFGESHYEKCTEGMWRGRWEADAREGVDESSSARLE
- a CDS encoding Phosphatidylethanolamine-binding protein: MSLSDHAEKLTRSLEQAKLVPGSAESLIPAGFAPTTKLEVSFAGKTVDAGNFFRAGECKVVPSVSFGAEAGASSGASYTLFLTDPDAPTPDNPQFAFWRHWVLPGLQPLSGEAAVAQTKPALTEFLGPGPKDDSKPHRYLFLLYREPEGLDLKKEDVGGEEFVQRRSWKPAEFAEKHGLKLVAANWMTCAGDGWTE